A single window of Wenzhouxiangella sp. XN24 DNA harbors:
- the cysD gene encoding sulfate adenylyltransferase subunit CysD produces MASHRTSFAQETQVTDTRTLTHLEQLEAESIHIMREVVAETENPVMLYSVGKDSAVMLHIAQKAFYPGKPPFPLLHIDTTWNFRALYAFRSEMVEEVGMELLVHINEEGVAQGINPFTHGSALYTDVMNTVALKQALDKYRFDAAFGGGRRDEEKSRAKERIFSFRTAQHRWDPKNQRPELWKLYNTRKRKDETIRVFPLSNWTETDIWQYIWLHNVPIVPLYFAAEQPVVERNGMLIMVDDERMPLNPGEKPMIKRVRFRTMGCYPLTGAVESDATSLPEIFGEILLATASERQGRVIDYDDGGASMERKKQEGYF; encoded by the coding sequence ATTGCCAGCCACCGAACCTCGTTCGCGCAGGAAACCCAGGTGACTGATACCCGCACCCTCACCCACCTCGAGCAACTCGAGGCGGAAAGCATCCACATCATGCGCGAAGTGGTTGCCGAAACCGAGAACCCGGTGATGCTCTACTCGGTCGGCAAGGACAGCGCCGTGATGCTCCATATCGCGCAGAAGGCCTTCTATCCCGGCAAGCCGCCGTTCCCTCTGCTGCACATCGACACCACCTGGAATTTCCGCGCCCTCTACGCGTTCCGGTCGGAAATGGTCGAAGAGGTCGGGATGGAGCTGCTTGTCCACATCAACGAGGAAGGCGTGGCGCAGGGGATCAATCCTTTCACGCACGGCTCGGCGTTGTACACCGACGTCATGAACACCGTCGCGCTGAAGCAGGCGCTCGACAAGTACCGCTTCGATGCGGCCTTCGGCGGCGGGCGGCGCGACGAGGAAAAGTCACGCGCCAAGGAACGCATCTTCTCGTTCCGCACGGCCCAGCATCGCTGGGACCCGAAGAACCAGCGGCCCGAGCTGTGGAAGCTCTACAACACCCGCAAACGCAAGGACGAAACCATCCGCGTGTTCCCGTTGTCGAACTGGACCGAGACCGACATCTGGCAATACATCTGGCTGCACAACGTGCCGATCGTGCCGCTGTATTTCGCGGCCGAGCAGCCGGTGGTGGAGCGCAACGGCATGCTGATCATGGTGGATGACGAGCGCATGCCGCTGAACCCGGGCGAGAAGCCGATGATCAAGCGTGTCCGGTTCCGCACCATGGGCTGCTATCCGCTGACCGGCGCGGTGGAATCGGATGCCACGAGTCTGCCCGAGATCTTCGGTGAGATCCTCCTCGCGACGGCCTCCGAGCGCCAGGGGCGGGTCATCGACTACGACGATGGCGGCGCGTCCATGGAGCGCAAGAAGCAGGAGGGGTATTTCTGA
- a CDS encoding TRAP transporter permease yields the protein MTETKGGSADPGAPDELGTAANAAGAIAPAGSATPAAETSPTAQGSAAPSNLGAGVDGEAIAPNQRQAPGLTGRLLAALCIAYTVFHIGVMNFYPLETWTYRLIHVAGGLTLGFLLFSSGNFRADDTRPARRLPGLAYWLALLPAAAALITAFVQGVGFWATGTGLDHAAGRDAMLWTFGIPLAAGTGWALLLSWIAPLRKRGVIDPTDLLLALAAITVALYLIFHAEFLRLRAGTALAKSADMYAALAGVILILEITRRLAGLALVAIAGVFMLYSLVGPWLPGILEHRGYTAMRFLTYIYTDQGILGPTTAISSTYIILFVTFAAFLQVSRVGEYFVNFAFAAAGGSRGGPAKVAVFGSGLMGMINGTSAGNVVSTGSLTIPLMKRVGYPPQTSAAVEAAASSGGQILPPIMGAGAFIMAEITGIPYTEIVVAAIIPAVLYFASIYFMVDLAAIKSNMRGLPRSELPKFARLARQVYMFIPIIMLIGLLFSGYSVIRAGTVAMAAAAMISWLTPYKMGPGAVVHAFEIAARMSLQLVAVCAAAGIIVGVIALTGIGTRFSSLLLTLADQNQLIALFFAMVVSIILGMGMPTTAAYAVAASVIAPGLIEMGIEPLTAHFFIFYFAVMSAITPPVALAAYAGSAIAQSDPMKTSVESFKIGLAAFVVPFMFFSSPQLLMQGAWYDILHVAISAGFGIFLLAAAVQAYFFGPLSMWLRGLLGIGALSMIAGGWFSDAVGLSVAIVVWAINKRMVHASDVARGLD from the coding sequence GTGACTGAGACAAAGGGCGGCTCGGCGGACCCGGGCGCACCAGACGAACTCGGGACCGCGGCGAATGCGGCCGGCGCGATCGCGCCGGCCGGCTCCGCGACCCCGGCCGCTGAAACGTCACCGACCGCGCAGGGCTCGGCCGCGCCATCCAACCTCGGCGCCGGCGTCGACGGCGAAGCCATCGCGCCCAACCAGCGGCAGGCCCCCGGCCTCACGGGCCGGCTCCTCGCGGCCCTGTGCATCGCCTACACGGTGTTCCACATCGGGGTGATGAACTTCTACCCGCTGGAAACCTGGACCTACCGCCTCATCCACGTCGCCGGCGGCCTCACGCTCGGTTTCCTGCTGTTCTCCTCCGGCAACTTCCGCGCCGACGACACCCGGCCCGCGCGCCGCCTGCCCGGCCTCGCCTACTGGCTCGCGCTGCTGCCCGCCGCGGCGGCCCTCATCACCGCCTTCGTCCAGGGCGTCGGCTTCTGGGCGACCGGCACCGGGCTCGACCACGCTGCGGGCCGCGACGCCATGCTGTGGACCTTCGGCATCCCGCTCGCCGCCGGCACCGGCTGGGCGCTGCTGCTGAGCTGGATCGCCCCACTGCGCAAACGCGGCGTCATCGACCCCACCGACCTGCTGCTGGCGCTGGCCGCGATCACCGTCGCCCTGTATCTCATCTTCCACGCCGAGTTCCTGCGCCTGCGCGCCGGCACCGCGCTGGCCAAGAGCGCCGACATGTACGCCGCGCTGGCCGGTGTGATCCTGATCCTCGAGATCACCCGCCGCCTCGCCGGACTCGCCCTCGTGGCCATCGCGGGCGTGTTCATGCTCTACAGCCTGGTCGGCCCCTGGCTCCCGGGCATCCTCGAGCACCGCGGATACACCGCGATGCGCTTTCTGACCTACATCTACACCGACCAGGGCATCCTCGGCCCGACCACCGCGATCTCTTCCACCTACATCATCCTGTTCGTCACCTTCGCCGCATTCCTGCAGGTCTCGCGCGTCGGCGAGTACTTCGTCAACTTCGCCTTCGCCGCGGCCGGCGGCTCGCGCGGCGGGCCCGCCAAGGTGGCGGTGTTCGGCTCCGGCCTGATGGGCATGATCAACGGCACCTCGGCGGGCAACGTCGTCTCGACCGGCTCATTGACCATCCCGCTGATGAAGCGCGTCGGCTACCCGCCGCAGACCTCCGCCGCGGTCGAGGCCGCCGCCTCCTCCGGCGGCCAGATCCTGCCGCCGATCATGGGCGCGGGCGCGTTCATCATGGCCGAGATCACCGGCATCCCGTACACCGAGATCGTCGTCGCGGCGATCATCCCCGCGGTGCTGTATTTCGCGTCGATCTACTTCATGGTCGATCTCGCCGCCATCAAGAGCAACATGCGCGGCCTGCCCCGCTCCGAGCTGCCGAAGTTCGCCCGCCTCGCGCGCCAGGTCTACATGTTCATCCCGATCATCATGCTGATCGGCCTGCTGTTCTCCGGCTACTCCGTGATCCGCGCCGGCACCGTGGCGATGGCGGCGGCGGCGATGATCAGCTGGCTGACGCCCTACAAGATGGGCCCCGGCGCCGTGGTGCACGCCTTCGAGATTGCCGCGCGCATGTCGTTGCAGCTGGTGGCCGTGTGCGCCGCCGCGGGGATCATCGTGGGGGTCATCGCGCTGACCGGGATCGGCACGCGCTTCTCCTCGCTGCTGCTCACCCTGGCCGACCAGAACCAGCTGATCGCGCTGTTCTTCGCCATGGTGGTGTCGATCATCCTCGGCATGGGCATGCCGACCACCGCGGCCTACGCCGTGGCCGCGTCGGTGATCGCGCCCGGGCTGATCGAGATGGGCATCGAGCCGCTCACCGCGCATTTCTTCATCTTCTATTTCGCGGTGATGTCCGCCATCACGCCGCCGGTGGCGCTGGCCGCCTACGCGGGGTCCGCCATCGCGCAATCCGACCCGATGAAGACCAGCGTGGAAAGCTTCAAGATCGGCCTGGCGGCGTTCGTCGTGCCCTTCATGTTCTTCTCGTCGCCGCAGCTGCTGATGCAGGGCGCGTGGTACGACATCCTGCACGTCGCGATCTCCGCCGGCTTCGGCATCTTCCTGCTCGCCGCGGCGGTGCAGGCGTACTTCTTCGGTCCGCTGTCGATGTGGCTGCGCGGCCTCCTGGGCATCGGCGCGCTGAGCATGATCGCCGGCGGCTGGTTCTCCGACGCGGTCGGGCTCAGCGTGGCGATCGTCGTGTGGGCGATCAACAAGCGGATGGTGCACGCCTCGGACGTGGCGCGGGGGTTGGATTAG
- a CDS encoding TAXI family TRAP transporter solute-binding subunit has product MHPMFTKAAVAVASAVMLIGSAEAQDRKGWPRNLTIGTASQGGTYFIYGNGLAGFISENLDIRSSGEVTGGPVQNVTLVQMQDHQVGLVTMGPAYEAWKGESPLAPGLPHTDVRALFPMYQTPFQVVALRSSGIDSIADLDGKRVSVGPAGGTAGIYWPRFFEALGVKARISNAGAADAISQLKDGLVDAFAFAAGLPISAFSQLAAENDVVIFAFQPEEQAKTLAAFPSVSALVIPGGTYAGHDADQATVSMWNFAIAHKDLPDSLAYEITRLVLENPERLAQIHSAARETRLENWSNNTFMPFHPGAARYLEEQGVALPAQLRD; this is encoded by the coding sequence ATGCACCCGATGTTCACGAAAGCCGCGGTCGCCGTCGCCAGCGCCGTCATGTTGATCGGCAGCGCCGAGGCGCAGGACCGCAAGGGCTGGCCGCGCAACCTCACCATCGGCACCGCGAGCCAGGGCGGCACGTATTTCATCTACGGCAACGGCCTCGCCGGCTTCATCTCCGAGAACCTCGACATCAGGAGCTCCGGCGAAGTCACCGGCGGCCCGGTGCAGAACGTCACCCTCGTGCAGATGCAGGACCACCAGGTCGGCCTCGTCACCATGGGCCCCGCCTACGAGGCCTGGAAAGGCGAAAGCCCCCTCGCCCCCGGCCTGCCGCACACCGACGTCCGCGCGCTGTTCCCCATGTACCAGACACCCTTCCAGGTGGTGGCGCTGCGCTCCTCCGGCATCGACTCCATCGCCGACCTCGACGGCAAGCGCGTCTCCGTCGGCCCCGCCGGCGGCACCGCGGGGATCTACTGGCCGCGCTTTTTCGAGGCCCTCGGCGTCAAGGCACGCATCTCCAACGCCGGCGCCGCCGACGCCATCAGCCAGCTGAAAGACGGCCTGGTCGATGCCTTCGCGTTCGCCGCCGGCCTGCCGATCTCCGCCTTCAGCCAACTCGCCGCCGAGAACGACGTCGTGATCTTCGCCTTCCAGCCCGAGGAACAGGCCAAAACCCTCGCCGCCTTCCCCTCGGTCTCGGCACTGGTTATCCCCGGCGGCACCTACGCAGGGCACGACGCGGACCAGGCCACGGTCTCCATGTGGAACTTCGCCATCGCCCACAAGGACCTGCCCGACAGCCTCGCCTACGAGATCACCCGCCTCGTCCTCGAGAACCCGGAGCGCCTCGCGCAGATCCACTCCGCCGCCCGCGAGACGCGCCTGGAGAACTGGAGCAACAACACCTTCATGCCGTTCCACCCGGGGGCGGCGCGCTACCTGGAAGAGCAGGGCGTCGCCCTGCCCGCCCAGCTGCGTGACTGA
- a CDS encoding EAL domain-containing protein — protein MDLEDIPPFFLGRQPILDRRGTTVAYELLFRPSNDNGVVVTDDRAATAAVIAHAFSDLGIDAALGGCQGFINFDAELLLSDVPELLPAESIVIEILETVEITPQILERCHALKRQGFRFALDDVTRPDELPEDVLELIDIVKVDLAMTSANRVPAIARAGKAAGVMLLAEKVDSLFQADRCRELGFDLFQGYYFARPVLLEGRHTQPDRHVLLQLLQQVADGSSKQDIAATFKRAPELTYKLMRLVNSVGMGIPNRIQSLSHALVVLGDRQLHRWLQVLVFAHAGGQDGATPLMTLASTRGRLMELLAQRSSPNTDLHEQAFMTGIMSLVDTLMDAPMETLLEQVNLGQAIHDALLHRRGRLGQLLQLVEALERKNARELPKLLGDDPPCAIGDLPALQIAAMSWANELSHGRFDDDARMAASDA, from the coding sequence AGAGGACATCCCGCCGTTCTTCCTCGGCCGGCAACCCATTCTCGATCGGCGCGGCACGACCGTGGCCTACGAGCTGCTGTTCCGCCCGAGCAACGACAACGGCGTAGTGGTCACCGACGACCGCGCCGCCACTGCCGCCGTCATCGCACATGCCTTCAGCGACCTGGGGATCGACGCGGCCCTCGGCGGATGCCAGGGCTTTATCAACTTCGACGCCGAGCTGCTGTTGTCGGACGTGCCTGAACTGCTGCCGGCGGAGAGCATCGTCATCGAGATCCTCGAGACCGTCGAGATCACGCCGCAAATCCTCGAACGCTGCCATGCCCTCAAGCGCCAGGGCTTCCGCTTCGCGCTCGACGACGTGACCCGCCCGGACGAATTGCCCGAAGACGTGCTCGAGCTGATCGACATCGTCAAGGTCGATCTCGCGATGACATCGGCCAACCGTGTGCCGGCCATCGCGAGGGCCGGCAAGGCTGCGGGCGTGATGCTGCTCGCCGAAAAAGTGGACAGCCTGTTCCAGGCCGATCGCTGCCGCGAACTCGGCTTCGACCTGTTCCAGGGCTACTACTTCGCGCGTCCCGTGCTGCTCGAAGGGCGGCACACGCAGCCCGACCGGCACGTGCTTTTGCAACTCCTCCAGCAGGTCGCCGACGGCAGCTCGAAACAGGACATCGCCGCGACCTTCAAGCGCGCGCCCGAGCTGACCTACAAGCTCATGCGCCTCGTGAACTCGGTCGGCATGGGCATCCCGAACCGCATCCAGAGTCTCTCTCATGCGCTCGTCGTGCTCGGTGACCGGCAGCTGCATCGCTGGCTGCAGGTGCTGGTGTTCGCCCACGCCGGCGGCCAGGACGGTGCCACGCCGCTGATGACCCTCGCCTCCACCCGCGGGCGGTTGATGGAACTGCTCGCCCAGCGCAGTTCGCCGAATACGGATCTTCATGAACAGGCTTTCATGACGGGGATCATGTCGCTGGTCGATACGCTGATGGATGCGCCGATGGAGACGCTGCTCGAGCAGGTCAACCTCGGACAAGCCATCCATGACGCCCTGCTGCATCGGCGCGGCCGCCTGGGACAGCTCCTCCAGCTGGTCGAGGCACTGGAGCGCAAGAACGCCCGGGAGCTGCCGAAACTGCTCGGCGATGATCCGCCCTGCGCGATCGGGGACCTGCCGGCGCTGCAAATTGCCGCGATGAGCTGGGCGAACGAGCTTTCGCACGGGCGATTCGACGACGACGCCCGAATGGCAGCCAGCGACGCCTGA